GGAGGGGTATTCCACGGTGGGCTCCAGATGAAACTCCTCGATCAGGACCTGCATGGTTTTGTCTTTGGAGCCGTCATTGATCACGATGACTTCAAACTCGGGGTACTGCAGGTTCAGAAAAGAGTGCACCGAGGCCACAATGGTGGGTTCCTCGTTGTAACCGGGCACCAGCACGCTGATGGGCTTGTAATACTCCCGTTCCAGATAGGTCTTTAAAATCACCCGCTCTCCCCGGCGGGCCTGCAACACCATCACCCGTGCAGCAATGAGGACACTGACAGCATAAACACTGTTCAGAAAGGCAAAATACATCAGAATCAGCACTTCGAGGATGTTCAGAAAAGTCATGGGGTCACCTGGATGAAAACAGCTTGGTCAGTTGTCCGTCTGCAGCACGAAAAGTTGTTTGGAAGCCATGTCACGGGCGTAACGGTCTGGATGCTCGTAAGCGGCTTTTCTGAGGGTTTGCAGGCCATCCTCACCTTTCTGGGCCAGCACCTCGGCGCTGTTGTGGCGCACCCACCAGGCTTCATCTGAGAGGGCTTCGTACAGCCGCCGGACCGCCCACACGTCGTTGATTCCCGCACAGGCCAGAGCGGCCTGGGAGCGCACATACCACACAGGGTCATTGAGCAATTCAAAAACATCGCTGGCAGCATCTTCTGGAACGTAATGCAGGCTGGAGTACACCCGCAGCACAGCAGACCGGATGTCCGGGTTGCTGTCCCTGAGCAAGGGGAGGCACTCAGGCAGGCATTCCCACAGGCGCAAACGCACCAGGGCGTTCAGGGCACGGAGCTTCATGGGGTAGGGAAAGCGCACCAGGATGTCCTGAATCAATTTGACGGCAGAAGAACCCAGCAGCACCAGCACCTGCTCAATCCAGCCCGAACCAAAACGGTCCAGGTTGAGGAGCCTTTCAAAGGTGACCGCAACGTGGGCAGGTCCCACTTCGGAAAAACCCATCGAGCGGGCCAGCGACAGCAAAGACAGGCGGCGCAACTCTGGATGGGGATGCAGGGAAAATTCCACCAGGGTGGGATGGGTTCTGGGGTCGGCGAGCACAGCCCAGCGTTCCAGCACCCGCACACGGCGCTCCAGCACATTCCAGCCACCCATGGTCTGCTGATCGCGGGCCAGCAAACCGCAGGCATCGTAAATCTCCCGGATCTGGTCTGCAGCTTCCCCTTTCAGGGATTCTTTGAGGAGCATCAGGGTGTCTGCTCCGGCTTCATCCACCTTTGCAGGCAGAGGGGCTTTTTCAAAGAGCACTGCAAACCACACCTCGGACCAGCGCTCCTGTTCAGACTGCACCCGGCGCTGCATGCCCTCGGTATAGGAAAAATACAGGGTTTCATAGAGGGCGGTGAACAGGATGGACACCAGTCCCCCCACCACACACACCGTGAGGACC
This window of the Deinococcus roseus genome carries:
- a CDS encoding HEAT repeat domain-containing protein → MWRRFGLASLSLLATLIVVVILGTLGWLSYVLLNPRLNSQPDLVYLVLTVCVVGGLVSILFTALYETLYFSYTEGMQRRVQSEQERWSEVWFAVLFEKAPLPAKVDEAGADTLMLLKESLKGEAADQIREIYDACGLLARDQQTMGGWNVLERRVRVLERWAVLADPRTHPTLVEFSLHPHPELRRLSLLSLARSMGFSEVGPAHVAVTFERLLNLDRFGSGWIEQVLVLLGSSAVKLIQDILVRFPYPMKLRALNALVRLRLWECLPECLPLLRDSNPDIRSAVLRVYSSLHYVPEDAASDVFELLNDPVWYVRSQAALACAGINDVWAVRRLYEALSDEAWWVRHNSAEVLAQKGEDGLQTLRKAAYEHPDRYARDMASKQLFVLQTDN